From Oncorhynchus tshawytscha isolate Ot180627B linkage group LG27, Otsh_v2.0, whole genome shotgun sequence, a single genomic window includes:
- the igfals gene encoding insulin-like growth factor-binding protein complex acid labile subunit, with translation MHTIVLLVLWVLGTSLVLPDPDTGGEKPTEEPIPCSKGCTCLHDDYSLELNVYCSARNYTQAPSDVPVSTRSLWLDGNLFTTLPVTAFKDLSNLDFLNLQSGQLVSLDSQVFRGLKSLAHIHLERNRIRSLPGTIFQNTPNLASLSLHNNQLSRIEEKLFSGLPHMWLLNLGWNSLAVLPETGFHDLHGLRELVLAGNRLAYLQPQLFQGLTELKELDLTGNYLKVIKANVFMKLPKLQKLYLAQNQIVTVVPRAFVGMKSLRWLDLTNNKLSALHDETFLGLHSLHVLRLSNNSISGLRPRTFRDLQYLEELRLSYNRIHALGDRIFEGLGHLEVLELEHNQVQEARMGTFMGLSHLAVINLSGSCFRSLPDQVFKGLAKLHSLHLDKGCLTRVTTQAFIGLSGLRRLFLQNNNISVVERQSFVELLGLQQLDLRFNKLEVLTSHTFYGLKNLDYLLLSSNLFRQLPSEALMPLKHLSWLDLSANRLEILHNGTMQLLPRLRYLNLKDNALSSIPPDIPDTLHQLWLTGNRWKCDCSVLPLRDYSLRRPQTVPRQVETLAEGEEPHTVVTIYNNITCNSPPGLVGHDLRDISNEHFNNC, from the coding sequence ATGCACACGATTGTGCTACTGGTGTTGTGGGTACTGGGGACATCACTGGTGTTGCCAGACCCTGACACAGGGGGAGAGAAACCTACTGAGGAGCCCATTCCTTGTTCCAAGGGCTGCACCTGTCTACATGACGACTACAGTCTAGAGCTCAATGTCTACTGCAGCGCACGCAACTACACCCAGGCCCCCTCTGACGTGCCTGTCTCCACTCGCTCCCTCTGGCTGGATGGAAACCTGTTCACCACTCTGCCTGTCACCGCCTTCAAGGATCTCAGCAACTTGGATTTTCTGAATCTACAGAGCGGTCAGCTGGTGTCACTTGACTCCCAGGTGTTCAGAGGGCTTAAGTCGCTAGCTCACATCCACCTGGAGCGCAACCGAATCCGTTCATTGCCGGGCACTATCTTCCAGAACACGCCTAACCTCGCCTCGCTTAGTCTCCATAACAATCAACTGTCCCGCATTGAGGAGAAGTTGTTTTCTGGCCTCCCACATATGTGGCTTCTCAACTTGGGGTGGAACTCATTAGCAGTGTTGCCTGAGACTGGGTTCCATGACCTGCATGGCCTGAGGGAGCTGGTTCTTGCTGGGAATAGGCTGGCTTACTTACAGCCACAACTCTTCCAAGGTCTTACCGAGCTGAAGGAGTTGGACCTCACCGGAAATTACCTGAAGGTCATTAAGGCTAATGTGTTCATGAAGCTCCCCAAACTGCAAAAGCTTTACCTGGCTCAGAATCAGATAGTGACGGTGGTACCCAGAGCCTTTGTGGGTATGAAGTCCCTCAGATGGCTGGATCTCACAAACAATAAACTGTCAGCGCTCCACGATGAGACTTTCCTTGGTCTTCACAGCCTCCATGTGCTGCGGCTCTCCAACAACTCCATCAGTGGACTAAGGCCCAGGACTTTCCGTGACTTGCAGTACCTTGAAGAACTGCGTCTGAGCTACAACCGGATCCATGCCTTGGGGGACAGGATCTTTGAGGGGCTTGGACACCTGGAGGTTCTAGAGCTGGAGCACAACCAGGTGCAGGAGGCCCGGATGGGCACCTTCATGGGCCTCTCTCACCTGGCTGTCATTAACCTGTCTGGCAGCTGTTTCCGCAGTCTTCCAGACCAAGTGTTCAAAGGTCTCGCTAAGCTCCACAGTCTTCACCTGGATAAGGGCTGTCTGACCAGGGTCACAACCCAAGCTTTCATTGGACTATCGGGTCTGCGACGACTCTTTCTTCAAAACAACAACATCTCTGTGGTGGAGCGCCAGAGCTTCGTGGAACTCTTGGGCCTACAACAACTAGACCTGAGATTCAACAAGCTCGAGGTCCTAACCTCCCACACCTTCTACGGCCTGAAGAACCTGGACTATCTGCTGCTGTCCAGCAACCTGTTCCGTCAACTTCCCTCTGAGGCCCTCATGCCCTTGAAGCATCTCTCGTGGCTGGACCTCTCAGCTAACAGGCTGGAGATCCTGCACAATGGTACCATGCAGCTGCTGCCCAGGCTACGCTATCTAAACCTGAAAGATAACGCTCTTAGCAGCATTCCACCAGATATCCCAGACACCCTACACCAACTGTGGCTGACAGGGAACCGTTGGAAATGTGACTGCAGTGTCCTTCCCCTTAGAGACTACAGCTTGAGGAGACCACAGACGGTGCCCCGGCAAGTGGAAACCCTGGCTGAGGGAGAGGAACCCCACACTGTTGTCACCATCTACAACAATATAACATGTAACAGCCCTCCAGGCTTGGTTGGCCATGACCTGAGGGATATCAGCAACGAACATTTCAACAACTGCTGA